The Accipiter gentilis chromosome 9, bAccGen1.1, whole genome shotgun sequence genome includes a region encoding these proteins:
- the SRGN gene encoding serglycin, with amino-acid sequence MPAKMQLLIRCNGRIFLAICLILFVGYTAQGAPVQKARYKRVRCRPDAWSANCIEEKGPWFYMSTGGANRILPPMADPSLMKRYQELGDIFPLSDEESGSGSDAAVEAEPASGSGLGDGDSFSEAKLPIFLAGPRGSELKQKLTEEDLLL; translated from the exons ATGCCGGCCAAAATGCAGCTCCTTATCAGATGTAATGGGAGGATTTTCCTGGCTATTTGTTTAATCCTCTTTGTGGGATACACAGCACAAG GTGCTCCGGTGCAGAAGGCAAGGTACAAGAGAGTGAGGTGCCGACCCGACGCCTGGTCCGCTAACTGCATCGAAGAGAAGGGGCCCTGGTTTTACATGTCCACCGGCGGAGCCAACAGGATCCTTCCTCCCATGGCAGACCCGTCCCT GATGAAGCGATACCAGGAGCTGGGCGACATATTCCCGCTCTCGGATGAGGAGTCCGGCTCTGGGTCCGACGCCGCGGTGGAAGCGGAGCCAGCCTCCGGGTCGGGTCTTGGCGATGGCGACAGCTTCTCCGAGGCGAAGCTGCCCATCTTCCTAGCGGGCCCACGAGGCAGCGAGCTGAAGCAAAAACTCACGGAGGAGGATCTGCTCCTGTAG